Proteins found in one Zea mays cultivar B73 chromosome 1, Zm-B73-REFERENCE-NAM-5.0, whole genome shotgun sequence genomic segment:
- the LOC103637093 gene encoding uncharacterized protein isoform X1, with product MPGAMEPAEADAAAAAVAGRRPTASERRRMYRDLALSLRCGLRDAAAGFSFLRLRGLRALLRALRSTSDADADADAGLFRDSQSIRDLQVIPVLFEHSLRKATGDAVLTVAQVLGMEPAAARLRNPATDSEVVLALRVLEGCCLLCPACAAAAHRYNAVKVVLNILMTRGILEQRACLDTLLALLVNCSGNLTDFKEQDGLNKIAVIVKDANRDDHVRLKCSEFLLLYSGNAKEKCGADSESNMREDLAKVFGEKCASFISSMNLFSSTLESQMRQSELSFLAEHVLDYM from the exons ATGCCAGGAGCCATGGAGCCGGCAGAGGCGGACGCGGCGGCAGCCGCTGTTGCGGGAAGGCGGCCGACGGCGTCCGAGCGCCGGCGCATGTACCGCGACCTGGCGCTGTCGCTGCGGTGCGGACTCCGCGACGCGGCCGCGGGGTTCTCGTTCCTGCGCCTGCGCGGCCTCCGCGCGCTCCTCCGCGCCCTCCgctccacctccgacgccgacgccgacgccgacgcgGGCCTCTTCCGCGACTCCCAGTCCATCCGAGATCTCCAAG TGATCCCGGTGCTGTTCGAGCACAGCCTGCGCAAGGCGACCGGGGACGCGGTGCTGACGGTGGCGCAGGTGCTGGGCATGGAGCCCGCCGCCGCCAGGCTCAGGAACCCCGCCACGGACTCCGAGGTCGTGCTTGCGCTCAGGGTGCTCGAAGGTTGCTGCCTCCTCTGCCCGGCCTGCGCAGCCGCGGCGCACCGCTACAATGCCGTCAAG GTGGTTTTGAATATACTGATGACACGTGGTATCCTCGAGCAAAGAGCATGTCTCGACACTCTCTTAGCGTTGCTGGTGAATTGTTCAGGAAACCTGACG GATTTCAAAGAACAAGATGGACTAAATAAAATTGCTGTCATTGTAAAAGATGCAAATAGGGATGACCATGTAAG GTTAAAATGTTCCGAGTTTCTGCTTCTTTACTCTGGAAACGCAAAAGAAAAATGTGGCGCAGATTCCGAGTCTAATATGCGAGAAGATTTGGCAAAGGTTTTCGGAGAAAAATGTGCATCATTTATCTCCTCAATGAACCTATTCAGCTCAACTCTAGAGTCACAAATGAGGCAATCTGAGCTAAGCTTTCTTGCAGAGCATGTGTTGGATTACATGTAG
- the LOC103637093 gene encoding uncharacterized protein isoform X2 has product MPGAMEPAEADAAAAAVAGRRPTASERRRMYRDLALSLRCGLRDAAAGFSFLRLRGLRALLRALRSTSDADADADAGLFRDSQSIRDLQVIPVLFEHSLRKATGDAVLTVAQVLGMEPAAARLRNPATDSEVVLALRVLEGCCLLCPACAAAAHRYNAVKVVLNILMTRGILEQRACLDTLLALLVNCSGNLTDFKEQDGLNKIAVIVKDANRDDHVKMFRVSASLLWKRKRKMWRRFRV; this is encoded by the exons ATGCCAGGAGCCATGGAGCCGGCAGAGGCGGACGCGGCGGCAGCCGCTGTTGCGGGAAGGCGGCCGACGGCGTCCGAGCGCCGGCGCATGTACCGCGACCTGGCGCTGTCGCTGCGGTGCGGACTCCGCGACGCGGCCGCGGGGTTCTCGTTCCTGCGCCTGCGCGGCCTCCGCGCGCTCCTCCGCGCCCTCCgctccacctccgacgccgacgccgacgccgacgcgGGCCTCTTCCGCGACTCCCAGTCCATCCGAGATCTCCAAG TGATCCCGGTGCTGTTCGAGCACAGCCTGCGCAAGGCGACCGGGGACGCGGTGCTGACGGTGGCGCAGGTGCTGGGCATGGAGCCCGCCGCCGCCAGGCTCAGGAACCCCGCCACGGACTCCGAGGTCGTGCTTGCGCTCAGGGTGCTCGAAGGTTGCTGCCTCCTCTGCCCGGCCTGCGCAGCCGCGGCGCACCGCTACAATGCCGTCAAG GTGGTTTTGAATATACTGATGACACGTGGTATCCTCGAGCAAAGAGCATGTCTCGACACTCTCTTAGCGTTGCTGGTGAATTGTTCAGGAAACCTGACG GATTTCAAAGAACAAGATGGACTAAATAAAATTGCTGTCATTGTAAAAGATGCAAATAGGGATGACCAT GTTAAAATGTTCCGAGTTTCTGCTTCTTTACTCTGGAAACGCAAAAGAAAAATGTGGCGCAGATTCCGAGTCTAA